Proteins from one Impatiens glandulifera chromosome 2, dImpGla2.1, whole genome shotgun sequence genomic window:
- the LOC124923949 gene encoding uncharacterized protein LOC124923949 isoform X3, translating into MTRFCNSGTPVCTNLIGRKTNVLTKGPCKACEKVIVHGIETQTATMLGTVGVELTNFVNPELSWKTTTKGFRTSRKGTRIWANSVLVDARSPQRDWSSVSESEKHGVAVLGRRFADHVQHVPFKKRRLLRHSSSPPARKQSHSSLKSKLNKTQHGNVASDQCCSADLECPSRAMTLDESVVAVFSPKDVDKCLKDGKPPKSMCRKRHLDFSGIDLLAETACSSMINDIEHVKNETIEDESSTAKITDTIASMQLPKESATSVDEVDDFVEDPLAEQKPSDIQDIPSAELQKAADVYASEVINQSASVKYDRLHWDLNTVMEAWEQPFDDSILNLQNDAVSCPNGGSHSERLQKMEGSGLCGDPEHALLPLVQYPVDNFASSGPSSEIFEMRSFNNIMQSREDSSLHDDESQIKHDVYSGKVTSDDDVNHEEDFREPSHFPDIVITAETCQTVNGEHSVNKLGIMNSSCESFEQGGETQLGQAANVHLQSNKSPDKSTMSSVVSNMENGCMVVNEKMSEAQTGYESSFEDGELREENEVECEIDSLDYGDDGENEHNASNFFPPESSSPECQNMRKGISLESAVQDGIGEDMMGLTQSASSNTKQQSGRDLQLPEGCEASSGRSVATNAVSSSRLNFINNCVDESLDGKVTTFAAESIPKVSIGKKMFSHLERPSRSDVRHWKDAVYAKKTGSNHVDESRALTLEERGAASDKFSRRVNSSSLQQEDRDNKDDDCVGSSSASYWDSRNKNYYYKDGAYGGPSRTRSPGNDYIERRRTVSMRDDSRRSRRSRGGFTRRSTRNDFPSDNKEQCISPVHVRRGADLSRPNRKSRSRSRSRTRSPPAWNLLPPRERRYIGVKMERTRLPYEEDNLLPSGRFSSKKWNDDSDRISRRSPPGRMFNRSKFDEQFRSGNNDDRSGSRVSKYDSSNSFDDDRRKQYEMVHNSSSRVRRFDTNGVVKQFRYDFDDHNENRYIRRSNDRNIVREERVFRCSAARTYTSGPKFSAIPEYDEHLSPAKR; encoded by the exons ATG ACTCGTTTTTGCAACTCTGGAACTCCTGTATGCACTAATTTAATAGGTCGAAAGACTAACGTACTCACTAAGGGGCCCTGCAAAGCTTGTGAGAAGGTGATTGTGCATGGAATAGAAACTCAAACTGCAACCATGTTGGGAACAGTTGGTGTTGAACTCACTAATTTTGTAAATCCTGAGTTAAGTTGGAAGACAACTACAAAAGGCTTTAGAACTTCTAGAAAAGGGACCAGAATCTGGGCTAACAGTGTTCTAGTGGATGCCAGGAGTCCTCAAAGAGACTGGTCATCTGTTTCTGAATCAGAGAAG CATGGTGTAGCTGTTCTTGGGCGACGGTTTGCCGATCATGTGCAGCATGTACCATTTAAGAAAAGGAGACTTCTGCGCCATTCATCATCACCACCAGCTAGAAAGCAATCCCATTCTTCTCTAAAATCTAAGCTGAATAAAACCCAACACGGTAATGTTGCTTCAGATCAATGCTGTTCTGCAGATTTGGAATGCCCTTCACGAGCAATGACTTTGGATGAATCTGTGGTTGCTGTTTTCAGTCCTAAAGATGTTGACAAGTGTTTGAAAGATGGAAAGCCACCTAAATCCATGTGTAGGAAAAGACATTTGGACTTCTCAGGTATTGATCTTCTTGCAGAGACTGCCTGCAGTAGTATGATCAATGATATTGAGCATGTTAAAAACGAGACAATAGAAGATGAATCCTCAACTGCAAAGATAACTGACACCATTGCCTCAATGCAACTACCAAAAGAATCTGCGACATCTGTAGATGAAGTTGATGATTTTGTTGAAGACCCGCTTGCTGAACAGAAACCTTCAGATATTCAAGACATTCCTTCAGCTGAGTTGCAGAAAGCTGCTGATGTTTATGCCAGTGAGGTGATAAATCAATCTGCTTCTGTGAAGTATGACAGGTTACACTGGGACTTGAACACTGTTATGGAGGCGTGGGAACAACCCTTTGATGATTCCATTCTCAATCTTCAAAACGATGCTGTAAGCTGTCCTAATGGTGGCAGTCACAGTGAAAGGCTTCAGAAGATGGAAGGTTCAGGCTTGTGTGGGGATCCTGAGCATGCTCTGTTGCCTCTTGTGCAGTATCCTGTGGATAATTTTGCTAGTAGTGGTCCATCTTCTGAAATCTTCGAAATGCGTTCTTTTAACAATATCATGCAAAGTAGAGAAGATTCTTCTTTGCATGATGATGAATCCCAAATTAAGCATGATGTTTATTCTGGGAAAGTCACTAGCGATGACGATGTTAACCATGAGGAAGATTTCAGGGAACCTTCTCATTTCCCTGATATAGTGATAACAGCAGAGACCTGTCAAACGGTAAATGGTGAGCATTCTGTGAATAAGTTAGGCATAATGAATTCTTCTTGTGAATCATTTGAACAAGGAGGAGAAACGCAGTTGGGACAAGCTGCAAATGTTCACTTGCAGTCCAATAAGTCTCCTGACAAGTCTACAATGAGTTCTGTTGTTTCCAATATGGAGAATGGTTGCATGGTTGTAAATGAGAAGATGAGTGAGGCTCAGACAGGTTATGAGTCCTCTTTCGAAGATGGTGAGCTGAgggaggagaatgaagttgaatGTGAAATTGACTCTTTGGACTATGGGGATGATGGGGAAAATGAGCATAATGCTTCTAATTTTTTCCCACCAGAATCTAGTTCTCCTGAATGCCAAAATATGAGGAAGGGGATTTCACTGGAGAGTGCTGTGCAAGATGGAATAGGTGAAGATATGATGGGACTGACACAATCGGCTAGTTCAAATACTAAACAACAGTCAGGACGTGATCTTCAATTGCCAGAAGGTTGTGAGGCTTCAAGTGGTAGAAGTGTAGCCACTAATGCTGTCAGCAGCTCAAGActcaattttatcaataattgtGTTGATGAATCACTTGACGGTAAAGTCACCACTTTTGCAGCAGAGAGTATACCCAAGGTATCTATAGGGAAAAAAATGTTTTCGCATTTGGAAAGACCATCACGATCTGATGTTAGGCACTGGAAGGATGCTGTTTATGCAAAGAAAACTGG ATCCAATCATGTTGATGAATCAAGGGCCCTAACCCTAGAAGAAAGGGGTGCTGCATCAGACAAGTTTTCGAGGAGAGTGAATTCTTCCTCCTTGCAACAAGAAGACAGAGACAACAAAGATGATGATTGTGTTGGTTCTTCTTCGGCCTCCTACTGGGATTCGAGAAacaaaaactattattataaagaCGGTGCTTATGGTGGTCCTTCCCGCACTAGATCACCTGGTAACGACTATATAGAGCGCAGGAGAACAGTTTCAATGAGAGATGATAGCAGGAGGAGCAGAAGAAGTCGAGGAGGGTTTACAAGAAGAAGCACCAGGAATGATTTCCCAAGTGATAATAAAGAACAATGCATTTCTCCTGTTCATGTAAGAAGAGGAGCTGATTTATCTAGACCTAACAGGAAATCCAGGTCTAGGTCTAGGTCCAGAACTCGATCCCCCCCTGCATGGAATTTGTTGCCGCCAAGAGAAAGAAGATATATTGGAGTCAAGATGGAGAGGACACGACTCCCATACGAAGAAGATAATTTATTGCCGTCTGGTAGATTTTCCTCCAAGAAATGGAACGATGATTCTGATCGTATCAGCAGAAGATCACCACCTGGAAGAATGTTTAATCGGTCAAAATTTGATGAGCAGTTTCGATCAGGTAATAATGATGATAGAAGTGGTAGTAGGGTAAGCAAGTATGACAGCAGCAACAGCTTTGACGATGATAGAAGAAAACAGTATGAAATGGTTCATAATAGTAGTAGTAGGGTCAGACGGTTTGACACTAACGGTGTTGTTAAGCAGTTCAGGTATGATTTTGACGATCACAATGAAAATAGGTACATTAGGAGGAGCAATGACAGGAATATCGTTAGGGAAGAAAGGGTTTTTCGATGTAGCGCTGCCAGGACTTATACTTCTGGTCCTAAATTCTCTGCAATTCCAGAATATGATGAACATTTATCACCAGCAAAAAGATGA
- the LOC124923949 gene encoding uncharacterized protein LOC124923949 isoform X4 — MLGTVGVELTNFVNPELSWKTTTKGFRTSRKGTRIWANSVLVDARSPQRDWSSVSESEKHGVAVLGRRFADHVQHVPFKKRRLLRHSSSPPARKQSHSSLKSKLNKTQHGNVASDQCCSADLECPSRAMTLDESVVAVFSPKDVDKCLKDGKPPKSMCRKRHLDFSGIDLLAETACSSMINDIEHVKNETIEDESSTAKITDTIASMQLPKESATSVDEVDDFVEDPLAEQKPSDIQDIPSAELQKAADVYASEVINQSASVKYDRLHWDLNTVMEAWEQPFDDSILNLQNDAVSCPNGGSHSERLQKMEGSGLCGDPEHALLPLVQYPVDNFASSGPSSEIFEMRSFNNIMQSREDSSLHDDESQIKHDVYSGKVTSDDDVNHEEDFREPSHFPDIVITAETCQTVNGEHSVNKLGIMNSSCESFEQGGETQLGQAANVHLQSNKSPDKSTMSSVVSNMENGCMVVNEKMSEAQTGYESSFEDGELREENEVECEIDSLDYGDDGENEHNASNFFPPESSSPECQNMRKGISLESAVQDGIGEDMMGLTQSASSNTKQQSGRDLQLPEGCEASSGRSVATNAVSSSRLNFINNCVDESLDGKVTTFAAESIPKVSIGKKMFSHLERPSRSDVRHWKDAVYAKKTGSNHVDESRALTLEERGAASDKFSRRVNSSSLQQEDRDNKDDDCVGSSSASYWDSRNKNYYYKDGAYGGPSRTRSPGNDYIERRRTVSMRDDSRRSRRSRGGFTRRSTRNDFPSDNKEQCISPVHVRRGADLSRPNRKSRSRSRSRTRSPPAWNLLPPRERRYIGVKMERTRLPYEEDNLLPSGRFSSKKWNDDSDRISRRSPPGRMFNRSKFDEQFRSGNNDDRSGSRVSKYDSSNSFDDDRRKQYEMVHNSSSRVRRFDTNGVVKQFRYDFDDHNENRYIRRSNDRNIVREERVFRCSAARTYTSGPKFSAIPEYDEHLSPAKR; from the exons ATGTTGGGAACAGTTGGTGTTGAACTCACTAATTTTGTAAATCCTGAGTTAAGTTGGAAGACAACTACAAAAGGCTTTAGAACTTCTAGAAAAGGGACCAGAATCTGGGCTAACAGTGTTCTAGTGGATGCCAGGAGTCCTCAAAGAGACTGGTCATCTGTTTCTGAATCAGAGAAG CATGGTGTAGCTGTTCTTGGGCGACGGTTTGCCGATCATGTGCAGCATGTACCATTTAAGAAAAGGAGACTTCTGCGCCATTCATCATCACCACCAGCTAGAAAGCAATCCCATTCTTCTCTAAAATCTAAGCTGAATAAAACCCAACACGGTAATGTTGCTTCAGATCAATGCTGTTCTGCAGATTTGGAATGCCCTTCACGAGCAATGACTTTGGATGAATCTGTGGTTGCTGTTTTCAGTCCTAAAGATGTTGACAAGTGTTTGAAAGATGGAAAGCCACCTAAATCCATGTGTAGGAAAAGACATTTGGACTTCTCAGGTATTGATCTTCTTGCAGAGACTGCCTGCAGTAGTATGATCAATGATATTGAGCATGTTAAAAACGAGACAATAGAAGATGAATCCTCAACTGCAAAGATAACTGACACCATTGCCTCAATGCAACTACCAAAAGAATCTGCGACATCTGTAGATGAAGTTGATGATTTTGTTGAAGACCCGCTTGCTGAACAGAAACCTTCAGATATTCAAGACATTCCTTCAGCTGAGTTGCAGAAAGCTGCTGATGTTTATGCCAGTGAGGTGATAAATCAATCTGCTTCTGTGAAGTATGACAGGTTACACTGGGACTTGAACACTGTTATGGAGGCGTGGGAACAACCCTTTGATGATTCCATTCTCAATCTTCAAAACGATGCTGTAAGCTGTCCTAATGGTGGCAGTCACAGTGAAAGGCTTCAGAAGATGGAAGGTTCAGGCTTGTGTGGGGATCCTGAGCATGCTCTGTTGCCTCTTGTGCAGTATCCTGTGGATAATTTTGCTAGTAGTGGTCCATCTTCTGAAATCTTCGAAATGCGTTCTTTTAACAATATCATGCAAAGTAGAGAAGATTCTTCTTTGCATGATGATGAATCCCAAATTAAGCATGATGTTTATTCTGGGAAAGTCACTAGCGATGACGATGTTAACCATGAGGAAGATTTCAGGGAACCTTCTCATTTCCCTGATATAGTGATAACAGCAGAGACCTGTCAAACGGTAAATGGTGAGCATTCTGTGAATAAGTTAGGCATAATGAATTCTTCTTGTGAATCATTTGAACAAGGAGGAGAAACGCAGTTGGGACAAGCTGCAAATGTTCACTTGCAGTCCAATAAGTCTCCTGACAAGTCTACAATGAGTTCTGTTGTTTCCAATATGGAGAATGGTTGCATGGTTGTAAATGAGAAGATGAGTGAGGCTCAGACAGGTTATGAGTCCTCTTTCGAAGATGGTGAGCTGAgggaggagaatgaagttgaatGTGAAATTGACTCTTTGGACTATGGGGATGATGGGGAAAATGAGCATAATGCTTCTAATTTTTTCCCACCAGAATCTAGTTCTCCTGAATGCCAAAATATGAGGAAGGGGATTTCACTGGAGAGTGCTGTGCAAGATGGAATAGGTGAAGATATGATGGGACTGACACAATCGGCTAGTTCAAATACTAAACAACAGTCAGGACGTGATCTTCAATTGCCAGAAGGTTGTGAGGCTTCAAGTGGTAGAAGTGTAGCCACTAATGCTGTCAGCAGCTCAAGActcaattttatcaataattgtGTTGATGAATCACTTGACGGTAAAGTCACCACTTTTGCAGCAGAGAGTATACCCAAGGTATCTATAGGGAAAAAAATGTTTTCGCATTTGGAAAGACCATCACGATCTGATGTTAGGCACTGGAAGGATGCTGTTTATGCAAAGAAAACTGG ATCCAATCATGTTGATGAATCAAGGGCCCTAACCCTAGAAGAAAGGGGTGCTGCATCAGACAAGTTTTCGAGGAGAGTGAATTCTTCCTCCTTGCAACAAGAAGACAGAGACAACAAAGATGATGATTGTGTTGGTTCTTCTTCGGCCTCCTACTGGGATTCGAGAAacaaaaactattattataaagaCGGTGCTTATGGTGGTCCTTCCCGCACTAGATCACCTGGTAACGACTATATAGAGCGCAGGAGAACAGTTTCAATGAGAGATGATAGCAGGAGGAGCAGAAGAAGTCGAGGAGGGTTTACAAGAAGAAGCACCAGGAATGATTTCCCAAGTGATAATAAAGAACAATGCATTTCTCCTGTTCATGTAAGAAGAGGAGCTGATTTATCTAGACCTAACAGGAAATCCAGGTCTAGGTCTAGGTCCAGAACTCGATCCCCCCCTGCATGGAATTTGTTGCCGCCAAGAGAAAGAAGATATATTGGAGTCAAGATGGAGAGGACACGACTCCCATACGAAGAAGATAATTTATTGCCGTCTGGTAGATTTTCCTCCAAGAAATGGAACGATGATTCTGATCGTATCAGCAGAAGATCACCACCTGGAAGAATGTTTAATCGGTCAAAATTTGATGAGCAGTTTCGATCAGGTAATAATGATGATAGAAGTGGTAGTAGGGTAAGCAAGTATGACAGCAGCAACAGCTTTGACGATGATAGAAGAAAACAGTATGAAATGGTTCATAATAGTAGTAGTAGGGTCAGACGGTTTGACACTAACGGTGTTGTTAAGCAGTTCAGGTATGATTTTGACGATCACAATGAAAATAGGTACATTAGGAGGAGCAATGACAGGAATATCGTTAGGGAAGAAAGGGTTTTTCGATGTAGCGCTGCCAGGACTTATACTTCTGGTCCTAAATTCTCTGCAATTCCAGAATATGATGAACATTTATCACCAGCAAAAAGATGA